Proteins encoded by one window of Thermobaculum terrenum ATCC BAA-798:
- a CDS encoding lipocalin family protein: protein MLKCRYLFIICVLIFLMPACSAGLQTAPEGQIQGYNLDSINTTPVPDSLPRLTLPKDDLPHDYLTEWWYYTGHLTSQDGHRQYGFEFVIFQVDRKSFPKIYLAHFAITDLNRRSFSYDQRKQFGGNTNTTHRLNLALGSWTLEGLGGNYKIRADMKGYSIDLNLSTQKPPVLHGDDGVISFGPAGDSYYYSYTKLLVRGILIDRGVKYAVNGRAWMDHQWGNFLTNLGGGWDWFSLQLDNDTEYMIFVLRDNRGRWLGQFGTFIDKLGRKRELKSSDFSIRVTDYWTSSLTGAKYPSGWQIHIPGDNRQIRIKPLIKNQELNTEQTTGVTYWEGAVGVFEISGTGSTIGKGYVELTGYAD from the coding sequence ATGCTGAAATGTAGGTATCTTTTTATTATTTGTGTACTTATATTCCTTATGCCAGCATGCTCAGCCGGATTACAGACAGCACCGGAGGGACAAATTCAAGGATACAACCTGGATAGCATAAACACTACTCCAGTTCCCGATTCCTTACCTAGGCTGACTTTGCCAAAGGATGATCTTCCTCATGATTACCTAACTGAGTGGTGGTATTATACAGGACATTTGACAAGCCAAGATGGCCATAGACAGTATGGCTTTGAGTTCGTCATATTTCAGGTGGATCGAAAGAGTTTTCCCAAGATATATCTAGCCCACTTTGCTATCACCGACTTGAATCGAAGATCCTTTAGTTATGATCAGCGTAAGCAATTTGGAGGAAATACTAACACAACCCATAGGTTGAACTTAGCCTTAGGTTCCTGGACTCTGGAAGGCCTTGGTGGGAATTATAAGATCCGAGCAGACATGAAAGGCTATTCTATAGATTTAAACCTTAGCACTCAAAAGCCTCCTGTACTCCATGGGGACGATGGAGTAATATCTTTTGGCCCTGCTGGAGATTCGTATTATTACAGCTATACCAAGCTACTAGTTAGAGGAATCCTAATAGATCGTGGAGTAAAGTATGCCGTAAATGGGCGAGCATGGATGGATCATCAGTGGGGCAACTTCCTTACGAATCTAGGAGGGGGATGGGATTGGTTTAGCCTTCAATTAGACAATGATACTGAATATATGATCTTTGTTCTGCGTGATAATAGGGGCAGATGGCTGGGCCAATTTGGCACCTTTATCGATAAACTTGGCAGAAAGCGTGAACTAAAATCTAGTGATTTTTCCATACGAGTTACTGATTATTGGACTAGTTCACTTACAGGGGCAAAGTATCCTTCGGGCTGGCAAATACATATCCCAGGAGATAACAGGCAAATAAGGATAAAACCACTAATAAAAAACCAAGAACTGAATACTGAGCAAACTACCGGGGTAACATATTGGGAAGGTGCTGTAGGAGTCTTTGAAATATCAGGTACAGGATCAACAATTGGTAAAGGATATGTGGAACTAACAGGGTATGCTGATTAG
- a CDS encoding ROK family protein: MGKTRAVLALDIGGSKLASAVVTLKGTIIQKYVQPTHNPNDGVSVFNQLVALSRACLAATSDDIDVISVGVGVGGPMILPEGVVSTLNIPGWRDFPLKSRLQSVLGLPIYMDNDAKAFALGQYMFGEGKGSSYMMGIILSTGVGGGIIALGKLLHGKSYNAGHIGHMVVEQDGPQCACGGRGCLEAIASGPSIAKLYVAALHPGSSQDTSQITSEVVARKALQGDEDARKIFERAGTATGRAIASAASLLDVNLFVLGGGVMRSGDLILNPLLRTVRAHAKLSFLNNLEIRVATDPGEAALIGAASLAISEIIS; encoded by the coding sequence TTGGGTAAGACGAGAGCAGTCCTCGCTCTTGACATTGGCGGAAGCAAGCTAGCTTCCGCTGTGGTTACTTTGAAAGGTACTATCATCCAGAAATACGTTCAGCCTACCCATAATCCTAATGACGGCGTTAGCGTCTTTAATCAGCTTGTAGCACTGTCCCGCGCTTGCCTGGCAGCCACATCTGATGATATAGATGTAATTTCTGTCGGTGTCGGAGTGGGTGGGCCAATGATATTACCAGAAGGGGTCGTCTCTACCCTTAACATCCCGGGTTGGCGTGATTTCCCCCTAAAGTCTCGTCTACAGTCTGTACTGGGCTTACCGATCTATATGGATAATGACGCTAAAGCTTTCGCCTTAGGCCAGTATATGTTCGGTGAGGGCAAAGGCAGTAGCTACATGATGGGCATAATTCTTTCTACTGGAGTTGGAGGAGGGATTATAGCTTTAGGTAAGCTTCTGCATGGTAAATCTTACAATGCTGGACATATAGGCCATATGGTTGTCGAACAAGATGGGCCTCAATGTGCTTGCGGTGGTAGAGGTTGCCTTGAGGCCATAGCTTCCGGTCCCTCTATAGCTAAGCTTTACGTTGCAGCTTTACACCCAGGCTCATCTCAGGATACCTCTCAAATCACTTCTGAGGTAGTAGCCCGTAAAGCTTTGCAAGGTGACGAGGACGCTAGAAAAATATTTGAACGAGCAGGCACAGCTACGGGAAGAGCAATAGCTAGTGCCGCCTCTCTACTTGATGTAAACCTGTTTGTCCTTGGGGGAGGAGTCATGCGTTCTGGAGACTTGATACTTAATCCTCTGCTTAGGACAGTTAGAGCTCATGCTAAGCTCTCATTTCTAAATAACCTGGAGATAAGAGTGGCAACAGACCCAGGCGAGGCGGCGCTCATCGGTGCCGCCTCCTTAGCGATAAGTGAGATTATTAGCTAA
- a CDS encoding ABC transporter ATP-binding protein, with protein sequence MSQVIQEEEIVAKQYDLNLIRRLLTYVVPYKGLVILGVFLLISTSLTDLAGPYIIKIAIDNYIARGNFRGLLFISVVYFIINLLSFLFRYLQSYATGVLGQKIMYDLRMELFSKIQSLSLSFFDRTPVGRIVTRVTNDVDSLNELLTSGMVTIIGDTFTLLGITVLIFWLNWKLAIVTMLVVPVLVVITNFLQKRMRAAFRALRVRLSRINAFISENVSGMHIVQLFNREDKNFQQFNDLNQDYKKSALRSLFYFALFGPLLSLITASATALVIWFGGRSVIAETLTIGSLVAFLQYVDRFFLPIRDLSEKYNALQSAMAACERIFQLLDEQPAIKDASDAKPLQHIRGEIEFKNVWFAYNDEEWVLKDVSFKVSPGESVALVGATGAGKTSIISLLCRFYDIQKGQILIDGIDIKEISIKDLRRHIGLVLQDPFLFTGTIASNIRLHESSISDQQVEEAARYVNAHTFIEKLPLKYNEPVLERGAGLSHGQRQLISFARAIAFNPELLLILDEATSSIDTETEALIQEALAKIMKGRTSIVIAHRLSTVQNVDRIIVMHKGRIVEQGNHQELLAQRGYYYRLYELQYRSEAIA encoded by the coding sequence TTGAGTCAGGTCATTCAAGAAGAGGAAATAGTTGCCAAACAGTATGATCTGAATTTAATTAGGAGGCTGCTTACCTACGTTGTTCCCTACAAGGGGTTAGTTATCTTAGGCGTATTTCTACTTATTAGTACCTCCCTAACAGATCTAGCAGGTCCCTATATTATCAAAATAGCTATTGACAACTATATAGCTCGAGGCAATTTTAGAGGGCTCCTTTTCATATCCGTTGTTTACTTTATCATAAATTTGCTTAGCTTCTTGTTTCGCTACCTTCAGAGCTATGCAACAGGTGTCCTCGGGCAAAAGATAATGTATGACCTGAGGATGGAGCTATTCAGTAAAATCCAAAGCTTGTCATTGTCTTTCTTCGATAGGACACCAGTAGGCAGGATCGTAACAAGGGTTACCAATGATGTAGACTCCCTCAACGAGCTTCTGACATCTGGTATGGTCACGATTATCGGCGACACATTTACATTGCTAGGGATCACGGTCCTTATATTTTGGCTTAACTGGAAGCTAGCAATAGTAACTATGCTAGTTGTCCCCGTACTAGTGGTAATCACTAATTTTCTTCAGAAGAGAATGCGTGCAGCCTTCAGGGCATTAAGAGTCAGGCTATCACGTATCAACGCATTCATATCTGAAAATGTTAGTGGTATGCATATAGTTCAACTATTCAATCGAGAGGATAAGAACTTTCAACAGTTTAATGACCTTAATCAGGACTATAAGAAATCAGCACTGCGCTCACTCTTCTATTTTGCCCTTTTTGGACCATTGCTCTCACTAATTACAGCTTCGGCCACTGCGTTAGTTATATGGTTCGGAGGAAGGAGCGTAATAGCAGAAACCCTTACCATAGGGTCCCTAGTGGCATTCCTCCAGTATGTAGATAGATTCTTCTTACCCATTAGAGACCTGTCGGAAAAATATAATGCCTTGCAAAGTGCCATGGCTGCCTGCGAACGTATCTTCCAGCTGCTAGATGAGCAGCCAGCAATTAAGGATGCTTCCGATGCCAAACCATTGCAGCATATTCGAGGAGAGATTGAGTTTAAGAATGTGTGGTTTGCCTATAACGATGAAGAGTGGGTTCTTAAGGACGTGAGTTTCAAAGTATCGCCGGGAGAAAGTGTTGCTCTAGTTGGTGCCACTGGAGCAGGCAAGACTAGCATAATAAGCTTGTTATGTAGATTCTACGACATACAGAAAGGGCAGATACTTATAGATGGTATTGATATCAAAGAGATCTCAATCAAAGATCTCAGAAGACACATAGGGTTAGTTTTACAGGATCCATTTCTGTTTACGGGGACTATAGCTAGTAATATACGCCTGCATGAGTCCAGTATTAGTGATCAGCAGGTCGAGGAAGCTGCCAGGTATGTAAATGCTCACACATTTATAGAAAAGCTGCCCCTGAAGTATAACGAACCTGTTCTCGAGAGGGGGGCGGGACTCTCTCACGGGCAAAGGCAGCTTATATCGTTTGCTAGGGCTATAGCCTTCAATCCAGAGTTGCTGCTGATATTAGATGAAGCAACTTCAAGCATAGATACTGAGACGGAGGCGCTTATCCAAGAAGCTCTTGCTAAGATCATGAAGGGTAGGACGAGCATAGTAATAGCTCATAGGTTATCAACTGTACAGAATGTAGATCGCATTATAGTAATGCACAAAGGTCGAATAGTCGAGCAGGGCAATCATCAGGAGTTACTTGCCCAAAGAGGTTATTACTATAGACTCTACGAACTCCAGTACCGTTCAGAGGCTATAGCTTAG
- the purF gene encoding amidophosphoribosyltransferase has translation MLCKPVDYNLLQMDALHEECGVIGIWQPREVFDTANYLVLGLTELQHRGQESAGIAVYDGNSIHTHIGMGKVREVFRDGPPPIQGKTGIGHVRYSTTGSSCVENAGPFLVGQHPLQMALAHNGNISNSEELKALMPDETFVSNTDSEVVARLIIRAPGSSLAEKLCSVVPMLRGAYSFVMLYDGKLYALRDPLGMRPLAFGKIGDAWILASESAAIEKLGGEYIRDVLPGELVEIGRDGVRSKIIASSDRHAFCVFEYIYFAGAATTIEGKYVYSVRQALGRKLAQEHPVFDADLVGGVPDSAIPAAIAYASECGLPYEEVFIKSRYAERSFIKPDQRLRRLEVDLKFSIVKPNVEDKKIVIVDDSIVRGNTMKRAVSALRRYGAKEVHLRITSPPLKHPCYYGIDIKSDEDLIAAHSTVQEIADYIGVDSLGYLSLQGLAEVITDKLGQEALSLFHATHCYGCFDAVGYPYSKLSPEPAYSSST, from the coding sequence ATGCTCTGTAAACCTGTTGATTATAACTTACTCCAGATGGATGCGCTCCATGAAGAGTGTGGAGTAATAGGGATATGGCAGCCTCGGGAGGTGTTCGATACAGCTAACTACTTAGTACTTGGTTTGACAGAGCTTCAGCACCGAGGACAAGAGAGCGCAGGGATAGCAGTATATGATGGGAACTCCATACATACCCATATAGGGATGGGTAAGGTAAGGGAGGTATTTAGGGACGGCCCCCCTCCCATCCAGGGCAAAACAGGTATTGGCCATGTAAGATACTCCACTACAGGATCCAGCTGTGTCGAAAACGCTGGTCCTTTTCTTGTGGGGCAGCATCCTCTGCAGATGGCGCTAGCTCATAACGGTAATATCTCAAATTCTGAGGAACTCAAGGCTTTAATGCCTGACGAGACATTCGTCTCTAACACTGATAGCGAAGTAGTTGCACGTCTCATAATTCGGGCGCCAGGTAGTAGTCTAGCAGAGAAGCTATGTAGTGTGGTGCCTATGCTGAGAGGCGCATACAGCTTTGTAATGCTTTATGACGGTAAACTTTATGCTCTACGCGATCCTCTTGGCATGAGGCCTCTTGCCTTCGGCAAGATAGGTGATGCTTGGATACTGGCTTCTGAGAGCGCTGCGATAGAGAAGTTGGGAGGCGAATATATACGCGATGTTCTCCCCGGGGAATTGGTAGAGATAGGACGTGATGGCGTCAGGAGTAAGATAATAGCTTCAAGTGATCGCCATGCATTCTGTGTTTTTGAGTACATTTATTTTGCTGGAGCCGCTACTACCATAGAAGGCAAATATGTATATTCAGTTCGGCAAGCCCTTGGCAGGAAGTTGGCTCAGGAGCACCCTGTATTTGATGCTGACCTGGTGGGCGGAGTCCCAGATTCGGCTATTCCCGCAGCTATTGCATACGCCAGTGAATGCGGTCTTCCCTACGAGGAAGTATTCATCAAGAGCCGCTACGCTGAGAGGTCATTTATAAAACCTGATCAAAGGCTAAGGCGTTTGGAAGTAGATCTGAAATTTTCTATAGTGAAGCCAAATGTAGAGGACAAAAAGATAGTTATTGTGGATGACTCCATCGTCAGAGGCAATACCATGAAGCGGGCAGTAAGTGCCCTAAGAAGATATGGCGCAAAGGAAGTTCACTTACGGATAACGTCTCCTCCACTCAAGCATCCATGTTACTACGGGATCGACATAAAGTCGGATGAAGATCTGATAGCTGCGCATTCTACTGTGCAGGAGATTGCCGATTACATAGGGGTTGATTCGTTAGGATATCTCAGCTTGCAAGGTCTGGCCGAAGTTATAACCGATAAGTTAGGTCAGGAGGCTTTGTCCTTATTCCATGCAACACACTGCTACGGCTGCTTTGATGCCGTAGGGTATCCATACAGCAAGCTGTCACCAGAACCAGCTTATAGCTCTTCTACATAG
- a CDS encoding MMPL family transporter: protein MSVVIERILRYRYIVCLLWLLLVVISLPSAVTLHDKLKLGGFTTDNLESVQVEKILQEDFKQSPTALAIVFYSPDLTADSPQFVSEVKRSLSKVSKLPYVTEILFHDISPQQVSPDRHTAIEVVGLSIPAEESYKVIDEIRDSIRPTSLEVQIGGAPIFYADIERASQKDLRRAELLAIPIGAIVLYWVFGSIVAAALPLIVGGVSVFIALGLLSQVADHTDISLLAVNAVTILGLGLAVDYSLFIVTRFREEYENSEDVEQSVAIAVTTAGKAAFFSGLTVGLGLTGLILFKFMFLRSVGIAATAVVTLSILASIILLPALIAILSRFVVRGTLSRSIAGSYIFWRSLAEKMMSKPLLVVFLVMPVLVSMGLPFLNARFSSPDPSILPTQYESRRVFDLVNESFGPGSSAPITVVVEANKPLTSPSSLDLLFRLSRAVQQEAGVTRVFSIVDIDPRLSLEQYKLIYANARNIRDPFADTFLRSFLSGNKTYMQIFTEYGWNDPKSKDIVTKLRNTQLPAGYKLLVGGPTAQVMDISSELWREFPPVFFFVIASTYIVLLYLLRSLLLPLKAITMNLLSICASFGALVWIFQEGHLSRLFRFDPQGYVESTLPILMFCILFGLSMDYEVLLLSRIKEEWDKHKDNKQAVISGLARSARVVTSAALIVVVVGLSFISAEIILTKALGLGTALAVLIDATLVRMILVPALMRLLGDWNWWMPRLSAVSQREHSIDAEM from the coding sequence ATGAGCGTTGTAATCGAAAGGATCCTGCGTTACAGGTACATAGTTTGTTTGCTCTGGCTGTTGCTCGTTGTTATTTCTCTCCCATCTGCTGTTACTTTGCATGATAAACTCAAACTTGGCGGTTTCACTACCGATAATCTCGAGTCAGTACAGGTTGAGAAGATACTTCAGGAGGATTTTAAGCAATCACCTACTGCTCTAGCGATTGTATTTTACAGCCCAGACCTAACTGCAGATTCTCCTCAGTTCGTTTCGGAAGTAAAAAGGTCTCTTAGCAAGGTATCTAAGCTACCTTATGTAACCGAGATACTTTTTCACGATATATCGCCGCAACAAGTATCGCCAGATAGACATACTGCCATAGAAGTAGTGGGATTAAGTATACCTGCTGAAGAAAGTTACAAGGTTATTGATGAAATTAGAGACAGTATCCGACCAACCTCTCTAGAGGTACAAATAGGTGGTGCTCCTATATTCTATGCTGATATAGAACGCGCTAGCCAGAAGGATCTTCGTCGCGCAGAGCTATTAGCTATACCCATAGGTGCAATAGTTCTCTATTGGGTTTTCGGATCGATCGTTGCTGCAGCTCTACCCCTCATAGTAGGGGGTGTATCAGTGTTTATAGCTCTTGGTCTTCTCAGCCAAGTGGCAGACCACACTGATATATCTTTGTTGGCAGTTAATGCTGTCACCATACTAGGTTTGGGATTGGCCGTAGATTATTCGTTGTTTATTGTTACTAGGTTTAGAGAGGAGTACGAAAACTCAGAAGACGTAGAACAATCTGTCGCTATAGCTGTGACTACAGCTGGCAAAGCAGCGTTCTTCTCTGGGCTCACAGTAGGACTTGGGCTAACAGGCCTGATACTGTTTAAGTTCATGTTTCTAAGATCGGTTGGCATAGCTGCAACTGCCGTAGTCACCTTATCGATATTGGCATCCATTATTCTACTTCCCGCCTTGATAGCTATTCTAAGCAGGTTTGTTGTTAGAGGTACCCTTTCAAGATCTATAGCAGGCAGTTATATCTTCTGGCGATCCCTAGCTGAGAAAATGATGAGCAAACCACTACTAGTAGTATTCCTAGTAATGCCTGTGCTTGTGTCGATGGGGTTACCTTTTTTGAACGCACGCTTTAGCTCACCTGATCCTAGCATATTACCCACTCAATATGAGTCTCGGAGAGTATTCGACCTAGTTAACGAAAGCTTTGGCCCAGGTAGTTCTGCACCAATTACAGTTGTAGTGGAAGCGAATAAACCCCTTACTTCACCCAGTTCCCTGGATTTACTTTTTAGGCTCTCGCGTGCTGTTCAACAGGAAGCGGGAGTGACAAGAGTATTCAGTATAGTTGATATTGATCCAAGGTTAAGCTTAGAGCAATACAAGCTTATCTATGCTAATGCTCGTAACATAAGGGATCCATTTGCGGATACTTTCCTTCGATCCTTTCTCTCCGGGAACAAGACTTACATGCAAATATTTACTGAGTATGGATGGAATGATCCTAAATCTAAGGATATTGTTACTAAGTTGCGAAATACACAACTACCTGCGGGTTATAAGCTATTGGTGGGGGGCCCTACAGCTCAGGTAATGGATATATCTTCCGAGCTTTGGAGGGAATTTCCCCCTGTGTTCTTTTTTGTTATTGCTAGCACTTATATAGTGCTTCTGTATCTCCTTAGATCACTGCTACTTCCCCTGAAAGCGATAACTATGAATCTGTTGTCTATATGTGCAAGTTTTGGGGCACTTGTATGGATCTTCCAGGAAGGGCACCTAAGCAGGTTGTTTAGGTTCGACCCGCAAGGATATGTTGAATCCACGCTGCCTATCCTCATGTTTTGCATCTTATTTGGTTTGTCCATGGATTATGAGGTGCTATTACTAAGTCGTATCAAAGAAGAATGGGATAAGCATAAAGATAACAAGCAAGCTGTGATATCTGGCCTTGCAAGAAGTGCAAGAGTAGTTACATCAGCTGCTCTTATAGTGGTAGTAGTGGGGCTGTCTTTTATATCAGCTGAGATTATCCTTACAAAAGCCTTGGGTTTGGGTACTGCTCTGGCGGTTTTGATAGATGCGACTCTTGTACGGATGATCCTTGTGCCGGCACTGATGAGACTCTTGGGTGATTGGAACTGGTGGATGCCTAGATTAAGTGCGGTCTCACAGAGGGAGCATAGTATTGATGCTGAAATGTAG
- a CDS encoding Rieske 2Fe-2S domain-containing protein — protein sequence MFKKLVDAIDRQAWLDSLGDAIQQSIGKAFQSSGRIGKETQNLLNGTWLGHALHPALSDVPIGAWTTSIFLDMVENGDHSLAKASDRAILLGLLASVPASLSGLTDWQHLIDKPKRVGLMHGLLNLSSTALYSLSLVLRSQGHRGAGKLLSTVGYATVIASSYLGGELVMEYHSGVNWVGTLEEPKDFKPVIEESKLEDNTPVCVTVDSVPLMLVRWQGNIYALANTCPHLGGPLCEGEFDSGIITCPWHGSKFDVTDGSIIDGPTAYPAKRFQTRISNGQVEVRLAEI from the coding sequence ATGTTCAAGAAATTAGTTGATGCAATAGACCGGCAAGCCTGGCTGGATAGCTTAGGAGACGCCATACAGCAATCCATAGGTAAAGCCTTCCAGAGCTCAGGCAGGATAGGAAAGGAAACTCAAAATCTACTAAACGGCACATGGCTAGGCCATGCTCTACATCCAGCCCTATCAGATGTACCCATTGGTGCTTGGACAACTTCTATCTTCCTCGACATGGTTGAAAATGGAGACCATTCCCTAGCAAAAGCTTCTGATAGGGCGATCTTACTTGGTCTGTTGGCAAGCGTTCCAGCCTCTCTTAGCGGGCTAACCGACTGGCAGCATCTAATAGATAAGCCTAAGAGAGTAGGACTAATGCATGGTCTGTTGAACCTATCTAGCACAGCCCTTTACTCTCTATCTCTGGTGCTTAGATCTCAAGGACACAGAGGTGCAGGCAAACTACTATCTACTGTGGGATATGCAACTGTCATTGCCTCCTCCTACCTGGGAGGAGAATTAGTAATGGAATATCATTCTGGAGTCAATTGGGTAGGCACCTTAGAAGAGCCAAAAGATTTCAAGCCCGTCATAGAAGAATCCAAGCTGGAAGATAATACTCCTGTGTGTGTTACCGTAGATAGCGTGCCATTGATGCTAGTCAGATGGCAGGGAAACATTTATGCACTAGCTAACACCTGCCCGCACTTAGGGGGTCCTTTATGTGAAGGGGAGTTCGATTCTGGGATAATCACCTGTCCTTGGCATGGCTCTAAATTTGATGTTACTGATGGAAGCATAATAGACGGGCCTACAGCTTACCCCGCCAAGAGATTTCAAACTAGGATCAGTAACGGTCAGGTAGAAGTGAGGCTTGCTGAGATCTAA
- a CDS encoding alpha/beta fold hydrolase: MEPIWTERYIHDIWVRSLETNPEKKASLVFLHGIPATSYIWHPIMSEIGGQYPSKAPDLPGIGRSDPINPPTLSSYHYFIDRYLQIFASESVVLVGHDLGALYALTYAAWKRRRLSGLILMDTTAFLHLDILASLGLLAWPIVGELYPHFISNPRYMSLLRKYIRSIYPVQTDELVIRDVISNYSRLLPWQHIVKSIRGIDPIRCLIARRLVWKLNLPVLILWAADDPYFPATDAYKLKALFPNSKLKLIDEGGHFLMLSKSMEVADAISDFLQETDILT; the protein is encoded by the coding sequence GTGGAACCAATTTGGACGGAAAGATATATCCATGATATATGGGTGCGATCCTTAGAAACTAACCCTGAGAAGAAAGCAAGTCTAGTCTTTCTCCATGGTATCCCAGCTACTTCTTATATTTGGCACCCGATTATGTCAGAGATCGGGGGCCAATATCCTTCTAAGGCTCCCGATCTCCCAGGGATTGGCAGATCGGACCCTATTAACCCACCTACATTGTCTTCCTATCATTATTTTATCGATCGTTATCTTCAAATATTTGCATCTGAGAGTGTCGTCTTAGTAGGACACGACCTGGGAGCTCTATACGCCTTAACCTATGCTGCTTGGAAACGAAGGCGGCTATCAGGCTTGATACTAATGGATACTACCGCGTTCCTGCATCTTGATATCCTGGCATCTCTAGGACTTCTTGCATGGCCGATAGTAGGGGAATTATATCCTCATTTCATAAGTAACCCTAGGTATATGTCCTTGCTTCGAAAATATATCCGGTCTATCTATCCAGTTCAGACCGATGAACTAGTAATTAGGGACGTCATAAGTAATTACTCCAGGCTACTTCCTTGGCAACACATAGTTAAGTCCATTAGGGGCATAGACCCAATAAGATGCCTGATTGCTAGAAGGTTGGTCTGGAAATTGAATTTGCCTGTATTGATCCTTTGGGCGGCGGATGACCCTTATTTTCCTGCTACAGATGCCTACAAACTGAAAGCTTTGTTTCCCAACTCAAAGTTAAAGCTTATTGATGAAGGTGGGCATTTCTTGATGCTCTCTAAGAGTATGGAAGTTGCCGATGCCATATCCGATTTTTTGCAAGAGACAGATATCTTAACCTAG
- a CDS encoding phosphatase PAP2 family protein, translating to MNSIDTQLLLKLNSMVGKNPVVDVLVQLLVNEYFVPVSLSLVLLFMWFGAKELENLRWKLGAINAAIGVGIANIIVATSNIFYFRDRPFMHLDVNLLFYRPTDSSFPSNAAAVAMALAIGISLHDKRLAPLVLPLAASIGIARVMAGVHYPSDVLAGWIVGALAAFIALLITNFLRPFIERLILAAKNLGLA from the coding sequence ATGAACTCCATAGACACTCAACTCTTGCTCAAACTAAACAGTATGGTGGGTAAGAACCCAGTAGTTGATGTATTGGTTCAGCTTTTGGTAAACGAATACTTCGTTCCCGTTAGCCTATCACTGGTGCTTCTATTTATGTGGTTTGGGGCTAAGGAATTAGAAAACCTTAGATGGAAATTAGGCGCAATCAATGCTGCGATCGGAGTTGGGATTGCTAACATTATAGTGGCTACTAGCAACATATTCTATTTCAGAGATCGACCTTTCATGCATCTGGATGTCAACCTTTTGTTTTATAGGCCCACTGATTCGTCTTTCCCCAGCAACGCAGCCGCAGTGGCAATGGCACTAGCTATAGGTATATCCTTACATGATAAGAGGCTTGCACCTTTGGTGTTGCCTCTGGCAGCTTCAATAGGTATAGCTCGTGTTATGGCGGGAGTTCACTACCCCAGTGACGTCTTAGCTGGGTGGATTGTAGGCGCATTAGCAGCTTTCATAGCCCTTCTTATAACTAATTTTCTGCGCCCATTTATAGAGAGATTGATCTTAGCTGCCAAGAACTTAGGTCTAGCGTAA
- a CDS encoding nucleotidyltransferase family protein, producing MSTPKTHTISKQELQSTSHQKAISFSEREQEVYRKAVSALTRSSLPFALGGAIALNAYTGLWRGTKDIDIFISHRDVEQATKALEEAGFTIKVEFTHWLIKAYIDDLFIDLIFGNDNGELVIEREHIKGGSCIDFLGYKVSILSPEEIIASKCFVAVRHRFDGHDIAHIILALQGNIDWNKVIDRLGRHRALLLWHLILFSYVYPGYRHLIPKDIMWSLIQELFETQDESKACNGVFIDPFSYNVDVESWGLIDCRKIKIARNI from the coding sequence ATGAGCACACCCAAAACTCACACTATAAGCAAACAAGAATTACAATCTACCTCTCACCAAAAAGCTATTTCATTTAGTGAGCGTGAGCAAGAAGTATACCGTAAAGCGGTAAGTGCCCTAACCAGGTCCAGCTTACCTTTTGCTCTTGGAGGGGCAATAGCGCTAAACGCTTACACTGGCCTCTGGAGAGGAACAAAGGATATAGATATTTTTATATCTCACAGAGATGTAGAGCAAGCTACTAAGGCTCTTGAAGAGGCAGGATTTACCATCAAAGTAGAATTTACGCATTGGCTAATAAAAGCCTATATAGATGATTTATTCATAGATCTGATATTTGGCAACGACAACGGGGAGCTAGTAATCGAAAGGGAGCACATAAAGGGAGGCTCCTGTATTGATTTTCTAGGGTACAAGGTTAGCATACTTTCACCTGAGGAGATTATCGCTTCCAAGTGTTTCGTGGCAGTAAGACACAGATTCGATGGGCATGATATTGCTCATATAATACTTGCTCTTCAGGGAAATATTGACTGGAACAAGGTTATAGACAGGCTTGGAAGGCATAGAGCACTGCTATTATGGCATCTAATCTTATTCTCTTACGTATATCCAGGCTACCGACATCTAATTCCAAAGGATATTATGTGGAGTCTGATTCAGGAGCTATTCGAGACTCAAGATGAAAGTAAAGCATGTAACGGTGTATTTATAGACCCTTTCTCTTACAACGTGGACGTAGAAAGTTGGGGCCTTATCGACTGCAGAAAAATAAAAATAGCAAGGAATATATAG